From a single Aggregatilinea lenta genomic region:
- a CDS encoding pyridoxamine 5'-phosphate oxidase family protein, whose amino-acid sequence MAKVYDTISDNHRAFIEHQRLFFVGSAPLDASGHVNLSPKGGDCFRVLSPNHVMYLDLTGSGNETSAHLLENGRITLMFCAFDGPPLILRLYGTGRTVRPGDADWDELIAHFPAYPGPRQIIAAEIDRVQTSCGYGVPLYAYQGERDHYGKWCAAKGESLPAYQAEHNSASIDGLPTPLGLEPQSS is encoded by the coding sequence ATGGCGAAAGTGTACGACACGATCAGCGACAATCACCGGGCATTCATCGAGCATCAGCGTTTGTTCTTCGTCGGCAGCGCGCCGCTGGATGCGTCCGGCCACGTGAATTTGTCCCCGAAGGGCGGCGACTGCTTCCGCGTGCTCTCGCCCAACCACGTCATGTACCTGGACCTCACCGGGAGCGGCAACGAGACGTCCGCGCATTTGCTCGAAAACGGGCGCATCACGCTCATGTTCTGCGCGTTCGACGGCCCGCCGCTGATCCTGCGGCTGTACGGCACAGGGCGCACCGTGCGTCCCGGCGACGCGGACTGGGACGAGCTGATCGCGCACTTCCCAGCCTATCCGGGGCCGCGCCAGATCATCGCCGCCGAGATCGACCGCGTGCAGACGTCGTGCGGTTACGGCGTGCCGCTGTACGCGTACCAGGGCGAGCGCGATCACTATGGTAAGTGGTGCGCCGCCAAGGGCGAGTCGCTGCCCGCGTATCAGGCCGAGCACAACAGCGCCAGCATCGATGGGCTGCCCACGCCGCTTGGGTTGGAGCCTCAATCGTCGTAA
- a CDS encoding pentapeptide repeat-containing protein: MEKQILRFLSFLGKHWGKLLVGFLLSLLAGFLVFGWSSGFGARTSTQTTVTRTYSDGVETTVTGTTARGKTLWDWLDLLIVPAVLAGGAVLFNQQAARREHAARTERIEKERLEREDRYKEEALQRYFDAMSELLLEHGLREALENWKADDEILPPPIVEVAQTRTVITLRRLDSKRMDEVLRFLESDGLLTGSNGLLRYSSMVEIDLAGANLRNANLRGADLRKAELTSANLRRADLSGAKLRSATLVHADLIEADLTAIDLSLTNLTGAYLNFASLKNADLWKANLLGASVDYDQLREVKSLKDATLPDGIVYEPGMLKKVGKRSR; encoded by the coding sequence ATGGAAAAACAGATACTGCGGTTTTTATCCTTCTTGGGTAAGCATTGGGGAAAGCTATTAGTCGGTTTCCTGCTTTCCCTCCTGGCTGGATTCCTCGTTTTTGGCTGGTCTTCCGGTTTCGGCGCGCGCACTTCCACGCAGACGACCGTTACACGCACATACTCCGATGGTGTCGAAACGACCGTTACCGGAACAACCGCACGCGGCAAGACGCTGTGGGATTGGCTGGACCTGTTGATCGTTCCGGCAGTGTTGGCGGGCGGTGCGGTGCTGTTCAACCAGCAGGCTGCGAGACGTGAACATGCGGCCAGGACAGAACGGATCGAAAAGGAGAGGTTAGAGAGAGAAGATCGCTATAAAGAAGAAGCGCTTCAACGTTACTTTGACGCGATGAGCGAACTACTTTTGGAGCATGGGCTGCGCGAAGCGCTCGAAAACTGGAAAGCAGATGATGAGATACTTCCTCCACCTATTGTTGAGGTTGCTCAGACGCGTACTGTTATTACGCTAAGACGGCTTGACAGCAAGCGTATGGACGAGGTTCTTCGTTTTTTGGAATCAGATGGACTACTAACAGGTTCAAATGGGCTGTTGCGCTATTCTAGTATGGTTGAAATCGATCTAGCAGGGGCTAATCTAAGAAACGCCAATTTGAGAGGAGCTGATCTCCGCAAAGCTGAGTTGACAAGTGCCAACCTAAGAAGAGCTGATTTAAGTGGGGCGAAACTAAGATCGGCTACGCTAGTACATGCCGATCTGATAGAGGCTGATTTGACAGCGATCGATTTAAGTTTGACCAACCTGACAGGGGCGTATCTCAACTTTGCTAGTTTGAAGAACGCCGATCTATGGAAGGCAAACTTGCTTGGAGCAAGTGTCGATTATGATCAACTTCGCGAAGTAAAGTCTCTTAAAGACGCAACGTTGCCTGATGGTATAGTTTATGAACCGGGTATGCTAAAGAAAGTTGGAAAGCGGAGCAGATAG
- a CDS encoding class I SAM-dependent methyltransferase, whose translation MPLDDQPSASAFNVALCRAIAAFEPREEIKGPDHLAEIFLPEVSRQSLRNLAIRPVVMQKVNAFSPGAYEFFMARTAYMDGVVERALRENVPQIVFLGAGYDTRTYRFCHLIRDTRIFEVDTLATQEAKRAALEQAQVAIPDQLSFLAVDFTRDDLLARLTSAGFAEGLRTLYVWEGVTYYLPPDTVDAMFAFMRAHAPAGSLVCFDYMFAASELEGRFGAQQARDAMLATYGSEPLYFDLAPDQLEAFLAARGYAVVEHLTAPDMQRRYLTLRDGSPAGEALDLFGMVLAEAVS comes from the coding sequence ATGCCACTCGACGATCAGCCTTCCGCCAGCGCCTTCAACGTCGCCCTGTGCCGCGCCATCGCCGCCTTCGAACCGCGCGAAGAGATCAAAGGGCCAGATCATCTGGCCGAAATCTTTCTGCCGGAGGTCTCCCGGCAATCACTCCGTAACCTCGCCATTCGCCCGGTGGTCATGCAGAAGGTGAACGCGTTTTCACCCGGCGCGTACGAGTTTTTCATGGCCCGCACGGCCTACATGGACGGCGTGGTCGAGCGCGCACTGCGTGAGAACGTCCCGCAGATCGTGTTCCTGGGCGCCGGGTACGACACGCGCACGTACCGCTTCTGCCACCTGATCCGGGACACGCGGATCTTCGAAGTGGACACGCTGGCCACGCAGGAGGCCAAGCGTGCCGCGCTGGAACAGGCGCAGGTTGCCATCCCCGATCAACTGTCCTTCCTTGCCGTCGATTTCACGCGCGACGATCTGCTGGCGCGCCTGACGTCGGCGGGCTTCGCCGAGGGCCTACGCACGCTGTACGTGTGGGAGGGCGTGACGTACTACCTGCCGCCCGACACCGTGGACGCGATGTTCGCCTTCATGCGGGCGCACGCCCCGGCGGGCAGCCTTGTGTGCTTCGACTACATGTTCGCCGCGTCCGAGCTGGAGGGACGCTTCGGCGCGCAGCAGGCCCGCGACGCGATGCTGGCGACCTACGGCTCAGAGCCGCTGTACTTCGACCTCGCGCCGGATCAGCTTGAGGCGTTCCTGGCGGCACGGGGCTACGCCGTGGTCGAGCACCTGACCGCGCCCGACATGCAGCGGCGCTACCTCACCCTGCGCGACGGCTCCCCGGCGGGCGAGGCGCTGGATCTGTTCGGGATGGTGTTGGCGGAGGCGGTAAGTTAG